One region of Anaeromyxobacter paludicola genomic DNA includes:
- a CDS encoding peptidylprolyl isomerase, translating into MTSLLLAAFLAAAPAASTAPGRVIDRVAAVVNGEVVTLGELIDRLGPQYRELEKETGPEAEKERTRALRLAFDRVVSERLFDAQATALQLEVTDAEVDGAIADIKTRNKLDEAGLDRALAEQGLSRDAFRKAVKRDLESMRLMQVKVRSKVKVTDEDLQAYYQSHLAQFTAGEEVRVRHIFLALDPAAPKSEEGKVEARAEAALKRVRGGADFAQVAREVSQGPSAAEGGELGWLKRGMVQPDLEKAAFRMKKGEISPVLRTQLGFQIIQVEDLRGGGPRPFADVKEEIRDRLTNEQLESYRNQYVSELRKDAIIEVKMPELADLGSAAGQAPATAPASAVEKKP; encoded by the coding sequence ATGACGAGCCTCCTCCTCGCCGCCTTCCTCGCCGCCGCCCCCGCCGCGTCCACCGCGCCCGGGCGCGTCATCGACCGCGTCGCCGCGGTGGTGAACGGGGAGGTCGTCACGCTCGGCGAGCTGATCGACCGGCTCGGCCCGCAGTACCGGGAGCTCGAGAAGGAGACCGGCCCGGAGGCGGAGAAGGAGCGCACCCGGGCGCTGCGGCTCGCCTTCGACCGCGTGGTCTCGGAGCGGCTCTTCGACGCGCAGGCCACGGCGCTGCAGCTCGAGGTGACCGACGCCGAGGTGGACGGCGCCATCGCCGACATCAAGACCCGCAACAAGCTCGACGAGGCGGGGCTCGACCGCGCGCTGGCCGAGCAGGGGCTGTCGCGCGACGCGTTCCGCAAGGCGGTGAAGCGCGACCTCGAGTCGATGCGGCTCATGCAGGTGAAGGTCCGCAGCAAGGTGAAGGTCACCGACGAGGACCTGCAGGCCTACTACCAGTCGCACCTGGCGCAGTTCACCGCCGGCGAGGAGGTGAGGGTCCGCCACATCTTCCTGGCGCTCGACCCGGCCGCGCCGAAGTCGGAGGAGGGCAAGGTGGAGGCGCGGGCCGAGGCGGCGCTGAAGCGGGTCCGCGGCGGCGCCGACTTCGCCCAGGTGGCCCGCGAGGTGTCGCAGGGCCCGAGCGCCGCCGAGGGCGGCGAGCTCGGCTGGCTCAAGCGCGGCATGGTGCAGCCCGACCTCGAGAAGGCCGCCTTCCGGATGAAGAAGGGCGAGATCTCGCCCGTGCTCCGCACCCAGCTCGGCTTCCAGATCATCCAGGTCGAGGATCTCCGCGGCGGCGGCCCCCGCCCCTTCGCCGACGTGAAGGAGGAGATCCGGGACCGGCTCACCAACGAGCAGCTCGAGAGCTACCGGAACCAGTACGTGTCGGAGCTCCGCAAGGACGCCATCATCGAGGTCAAGATGCCGGAGCTGGCCGACCTCGGCTCCGCCGCCGGCCAGGCGCCGGCCACCGCGCCCGCCTCCGCCGTCGAGAAGAAGCCCTAG
- the pdxA gene encoding 4-hydroxythreonine-4-phosphate dehydrogenase PdxA, with protein sequence MRVAVSMGDPSGIGAEVTAKALARISGTGAGGGRRSADEASPGPAVVPVVFGDGPILARALADAGVELPVVGAGGPVPNGGAVVAMTALPARACRPGRPSPEGGAAQLAYLEAAFQAVTSGTAEALCTAPVSKAQVATALPGFVGHTEWLTELTGTKRSVMMLAGARLRVALVTNHLALAEVLEAVTPAEILATLAVTDAAMRRDFGLRRPRLAVCAMNPHAGEGGAFGDEEARVVEPAIARARRRGIAASGPYPADSVFFRAARGEFDAVVALYHDQGLIPVKLLDALLDDPAVNVTLGLPIVRTSPDHGVAYDLAGKGRASEASMVAALQLAARMAAGRRRRA encoded by the coding sequence GTGCGCGTCGCCGTGAGCATGGGCGACCCCTCGGGCATCGGGGCCGAGGTGACCGCCAAGGCCCTCGCCCGGATCTCCGGCACCGGTGCCGGAGGTGGTCGGCGGTCAGCGGACGAGGCGAGCCCGGGGCCGGCGGTGGTCCCGGTCGTCTTCGGAGACGGCCCCATCCTGGCCCGCGCCCTGGCCGACGCCGGCGTCGAGCTGCCGGTGGTCGGTGCCGGAGGTCCTGTCCCGAATGGGGGAGCGGTGGTGGCGATGACCGCCCTGCCGGCGCGCGCCTGCCGGCCGGGAAGGCCGTCACCCGAAGGGGGGGCCGCCCAGCTCGCGTACCTCGAGGCCGCCTTCCAGGCGGTCACCTCCGGCACCGCCGAGGCGCTCTGCACGGCGCCGGTCTCGAAGGCGCAGGTGGCGACCGCGCTGCCGGGCTTCGTCGGCCACACCGAGTGGCTCACCGAGCTCACCGGCACGAAGCGCTCGGTGATGATGCTCGCCGGCGCGCGGCTCCGGGTGGCGCTGGTGACGAACCACCTCGCCCTCGCCGAGGTGCTCGAGGCGGTCACGCCGGCCGAGATCCTGGCCACCCTCGCCGTGACCGACGCCGCCATGCGCCGCGACTTCGGCCTGCGCCGCCCCCGGCTCGCGGTCTGCGCCATGAACCCACACGCCGGGGAGGGCGGCGCGTTCGGCGACGAGGAGGCGCGGGTGGTGGAGCCCGCGATCGCGCGCGCGCGTCGCCGCGGCATCGCCGCCTCCGGCCCGTACCCAGCCGACAGCGTCTTCTTCCGGGCGGCGCGGGGCGAGTTCGACGCCGTGGTCGCGCTCTACCACGACCAGGGGCTCATCCCCGTGAAGCTGCTCGACGCCCTCCTGGACGACCCGGCCGTCAACGTGACGCTGGGGTTGCCCATCGTCCGCACCAGCCCCGATCACGGGGTGGCCTACGACCTCGCGGGGAAGGGCAGGGCGAGCGAGGCGAGCATGGTGGCGGCGCTGCAGCTCGCGGCCCGGATGGCCGCCGGGCGCCGCCGGCGCGCCTAG
- the ychF gene encoding redox-regulated ATPase YchF, with protein MGLSIGIVGLPNVGKSTLFNALSGSAKAQAANYPFCTIDPNVGVVPVPDERLARLATVFKSKKLVPTTLEFVDIAGLVAGASKGEGLGNQFLSHIRQVDAVAHVLRCFVDPDVVHVGGKVDPRSDRDVVETELMLKDLESVEKRRERTQKNVKIPGKAGEQAKLELAVLEKVKAGLESGVPVRAQKLGEEERPVLGDMFLLTDKPVIYIANVDESQLARRDDPGIQAVKEMAEAEGAKAVVICGKVESELAELADAERKEFLESLGLAEPGLNALVRAGYEELGLITFLTAGPEESRAWTVKKGARAPQAAGVIHTDFEHGFIKAEVMGFEDLVTLGSEAAVKEKGLMRMEGKEYVVKDGDVMHFRFNV; from the coding sequence ATGGGTCTCAGCATCGGAATCGTCGGCCTGCCCAACGTGGGCAAGTCCACCCTCTTCAACGCCCTGAGCGGCTCGGCCAAGGCGCAGGCGGCCAACTACCCGTTCTGCACCATCGACCCGAACGTCGGGGTGGTGCCGGTGCCGGACGAGCGGCTGGCGCGGCTCGCCACCGTGTTCAAGTCGAAGAAGCTGGTCCCGACCACGCTCGAGTTCGTGGACATCGCCGGCCTCGTCGCCGGCGCCTCCAAGGGGGAGGGGCTCGGGAACCAGTTCCTGTCGCACATCCGCCAGGTGGACGCGGTGGCGCACGTGCTCCGCTGCTTCGTCGATCCCGACGTGGTGCACGTGGGCGGGAAGGTGGATCCGCGCAGCGATCGCGACGTGGTCGAGACCGAGCTCATGCTGAAGGACCTCGAGTCGGTCGAGAAGCGGCGCGAGCGGACCCAGAAGAACGTGAAGATCCCCGGCAAGGCCGGAGAGCAGGCCAAGCTCGAGCTCGCGGTGCTCGAGAAGGTGAAGGCGGGGCTGGAGAGCGGCGTGCCGGTGCGAGCCCAGAAGCTCGGCGAGGAGGAGCGGCCGGTCCTCGGGGACATGTTCCTGCTCACCGACAAGCCGGTCATCTACATCGCCAACGTGGACGAGTCGCAGCTCGCCAGGCGGGACGATCCGGGCATCCAGGCCGTGAAGGAGATGGCCGAGGCCGAGGGCGCGAAGGCCGTCGTCATCTGCGGCAAGGTCGAGTCGGAGCTGGCCGAGCTGGCCGACGCCGAGCGCAAGGAGTTCCTCGAGAGCCTGGGGCTCGCCGAGCCGGGCCTGAACGCGCTCGTGCGCGCCGGCTACGAGGAGCTCGGCCTCATCACCTTCCTCACCGCGGGGCCGGAGGAGAGCCGCGCCTGGACCGTGAAGAAGGGCGCCCGGGCCCCCCAGGCCGCCGGCGTCATCCACACCGACTTCGAGCACGGGTTCATCAAGGCCGAGGTCATGGGCTTCGAGGACCTCGTCACCCTCGGCAGCGAGGCGGCGGTGAAGGAGAAGGGGCTCATGCGGATGGAGGGCAAGGAGTACGTCGTGAAGGACGGCGACGTGATGCACTTCCGGTTCAATGTCTGA
- the atpF gene encoding F0F1 ATP synthase subunit B, translating into MTSLASSFSPVLAAGLMDLKPGLVLWTAITFLILVAVLSKFAWGPIVKMLDERERTIREALEQSKKERAEAERMMAEQKETLAAARKEAAELAKKSAADIEVLRADLTARARKEADELVAQARKQINEEKAKAMGELKAQVADLAIDAASRLIQGSLDDKAQRKLVEDYLAQLPSNRAA; encoded by the coding sequence ATGACGTCACTCGCCAGCTCGTTCTCCCCGGTGCTCGCCGCCGGCCTCATGGACCTCAAGCCGGGGCTCGTCCTCTGGACGGCCATCACCTTCCTCATCCTGGTGGCGGTGCTCTCCAAGTTCGCCTGGGGCCCCATCGTCAAGATGCTCGACGAGCGCGAGCGGACCATCCGCGAGGCGCTCGAGCAGTCGAAGAAGGAGCGCGCCGAGGCCGAGCGGATGATGGCCGAGCAGAAGGAGACGCTCGCCGCCGCCCGCAAGGAGGCCGCCGAGCTCGCCAAGAAGAGCGCGGCCGACATCGAGGTCCTCCGGGCCGACCTGACGGCGCGGGCGCGCAAGGAGGCCGACGAGCTCGTCGCCCAGGCGCGCAAGCAGATCAACGAGGAGAAGGCCAAGGCGATGGGCGAGCTCAAGGCCCAGGTGGCGGACCTCGCCATCGACGCCGCCAGCCGGCTCATCCAGGGCAGCCTCGACGACAAGGCGCAGCGCAAGCTGGTGGAGGACTACCTCGCCCAGCTCCCGTCCAACCGGGCGGCGTAG
- the atpE gene encoding ATP synthase F0 subunit C: MNSVALAFLSAGFGAGLAVLGAGLGIGKLAAAALEGSARQPTAAGDIRTSMIIAAALIEGVTLFAIVVCVLLAIKT; encoded by the coding sequence ATGAACTCCGTCGCTCTCGCGTTCCTCTCCGCCGGCTTTGGCGCCGGTCTCGCCGTCCTCGGCGCCGGCCTCGGCATCGGCAAGCTCGCCGCCGCCGCCCTCGAGGGCTCGGCCCGCCAGCCCACCGCCGCCGGCGACATCCGCACCTCGATGATCATCGCCGCCGCCCTCATCGAAGGCGTGACGCTGTTCGCCATCGTGGTCTGCGTCCTCCTCGCCATCAAGACGTAG
- a CDS encoding F0F1 ATP synthase subunit A codes for MNAVIVALALALGQAQEPAAAPAPAEHAAPAAGQAETPAVAPGEHEVAPGQGAHEHGGNVAEPAGHEGAEHEESLSDVLMEHVSDSYVLEFPGFCHGGFSAGCELDLREVFGTALVFHVGGTAVDMTPTKHLIMLWLASALLLLAFFAASRNRELVPRGLYNFLELLVQFVRDEIAMKNIGKADADRFVPYLCTAFFFILFANLFGLIPYAATATGNLAVTLTLAVFTFLITQYAQIKAQGLGGWLKHLTGGVHPALWVIMVPVEILGLFTKPFALTIRLFANMIAGHIVILSLLGLIFALHSPLVALGSVPMALGIFALELFVAFVQAYIFTMLSSLFIGAGLVHHGHDDHGHGEEAHGEVAHAHVSDVAGKAPGHG; via the coding sequence ATGAACGCCGTCATCGTCGCCCTCGCCCTCGCCCTGGGACAGGCCCAGGAGCCCGCCGCCGCGCCGGCCCCCGCCGAGCACGCCGCCCCCGCCGCCGGCCAGGCGGAGACCCCGGCCGTCGCGCCGGGCGAGCACGAGGTCGCGCCCGGCCAGGGCGCCCACGAGCACGGCGGCAACGTCGCCGAGCCCGCCGGCCACGAGGGCGCCGAGCACGAGGAGTCGCTCTCCGACGTCCTCATGGAGCACGTCTCCGACAGCTACGTGCTCGAGTTCCCGGGCTTCTGCCACGGCGGGTTCAGCGCCGGCTGCGAGCTCGACCTGCGCGAGGTCTTCGGGACCGCGCTCGTGTTCCACGTCGGCGGCACGGCCGTGGACATGACCCCGACCAAGCACCTCATCATGCTCTGGCTCGCCTCGGCGCTCCTGCTCCTCGCGTTCTTCGCCGCCTCGAGGAACCGCGAGCTCGTGCCGCGCGGCCTCTACAACTTCCTCGAGCTGCTGGTCCAGTTCGTCCGCGACGAGATCGCGATGAAGAACATCGGCAAGGCCGACGCCGACCGGTTCGTGCCCTACCTCTGCACGGCGTTCTTCTTCATCCTCTTCGCCAACCTCTTCGGCCTCATCCCCTACGCCGCCACCGCCACCGGCAACCTCGCGGTGACGCTGACGCTGGCGGTCTTCACCTTCCTCATCACCCAGTACGCGCAGATCAAGGCGCAGGGGCTGGGCGGCTGGCTCAAGCACCTCACCGGCGGCGTCCACCCGGCGCTCTGGGTCATCATGGTGCCGGTCGAGATCCTCGGCCTCTTCACCAAGCCCTTCGCCCTCACCATCCGTCTCTTCGCCAACATGATCGCGGGCCACATCGTGATCCTGTCGCTGCTCGGCCTCATCTTCGCCCTGCACTCGCCGCTCGTGGCGCTCGGCTCCGTGCCCATGGCGCTCGGCATCTTCGCCCTCGAGCTCTTCGTGGCCTTCGTGCAGGCCTACATCTTCACCATGCTCTCCTCGCTCTTCATCGGCGCGGGCCTCGTCCACCACGGTCACGACGACCACGGGCACGGCGAGGAGGCCCACGGCGAGGTGGCGCACGCACACGTTTCCGACGTGGCCGGGAAGGCTCCCGGCCATGGGTAG
- a CDS encoding AtpZ/AtpI family protein: MADPGDRERRDRDDEGLSGLAEGYRKAAPFLAASTQLVAAVGVFTFLGYWLDKKLHHTVPWLLMVGAVVGAVGGFVSFFKTVLGAGKDK, translated from the coding sequence GTGGCGGACCCGGGCGACCGAGAGCGCCGGGACCGGGACGACGAAGGTCTCTCGGGCCTGGCGGAGGGATACCGCAAGGCGGCTCCCTTCCTGGCAGCTTCGACGCAGCTCGTGGCCGCGGTGGGCGTCTTCACCTTCCTCGGCTACTGGCTCGACAAGAAGCTGCACCACACCGTGCCCTGGCTGCTCATGGTCGGGGCCGTCGTGGGCGCGGTCGGCGGCTTCGTCAGCTTCTTCAAGACGGTCCTCGGGGCCGGGAAGGACAAGTGA
- the hemL gene encoding glutamate-1-semialdehyde 2,1-aminomutase, protein MKTELSEKLFAKANTLFPGGVNSPVRAFKGVGGGPRFIARGKGSRLFDVDGNAYLDYVGSWGPLILGHCNPEVMREVQDAMKSGASFGAPSPREIVLAELIRERMPWVEKMRFVSSGTEATTGAIRLARGFTGRDDLVKFDGCFHGAGDSVLVKAGSGVETLGLPDSPGVPADFAKHTLTLPYNDLAAAEALFAARGGTIAAVIVEPVVGNMGVLVPRPGFLEGIHALCRKHGALFIVDEVMTGFRLAMGGACDRLGLRPDLVTFGKVIGGGLPVGAFGGRAEVMDRIAPAGPVYQSGTLSGNPMAMGAGIATLRQLTPASYERLEAASARLAEGLAAAAREAGVPVQVNRVGSMLTVFFSEQPVFDAQSARGCDTKRFSRFFHAMLEAGVYLPPSQFEAAFVSLAHSDEDVEATLDAAKVAFRAALQG, encoded by the coding sequence ATGAAGACCGAGCTCTCCGAGAAGCTGTTCGCGAAGGCCAACACCCTCTTCCCGGGCGGCGTGAACAGCCCAGTCCGCGCCTTCAAGGGCGTGGGCGGCGGGCCGCGCTTCATCGCCCGCGGCAAGGGCTCGCGCCTCTTCGACGTGGACGGCAACGCCTACCTCGACTACGTCGGCAGCTGGGGCCCGCTCATCCTCGGCCACTGCAACCCCGAGGTGATGCGCGAGGTGCAGGACGCCATGAAGTCGGGCGCCAGCTTCGGCGCCCCCTCGCCGCGCGAGATCGTCCTCGCCGAGCTCATCCGCGAGCGGATGCCCTGGGTGGAGAAGATGCGGTTCGTCTCCTCCGGCACCGAGGCCACCACCGGCGCCATCCGGCTCGCCCGCGGCTTCACCGGCCGCGACGACCTCGTGAAGTTCGACGGCTGCTTCCACGGCGCCGGCGACTCGGTGCTGGTGAAGGCCGGCTCCGGCGTGGAGACCCTCGGGCTCCCCGACTCCCCCGGCGTGCCCGCGGACTTCGCGAAGCACACCCTCACGCTCCCCTACAACGACCTCGCCGCCGCCGAGGCGCTCTTCGCGGCGCGCGGCGGCACGATCGCCGCGGTGATCGTCGAGCCGGTGGTCGGCAACATGGGCGTGCTCGTCCCGCGGCCCGGCTTCCTCGAGGGCATCCACGCCCTCTGCAGGAAGCACGGGGCGCTCTTCATCGTGGACGAGGTGATGACAGGCTTCCGGCTCGCCATGGGCGGCGCCTGCGACCGGCTCGGGCTGCGCCCCGACCTCGTCACCTTCGGCAAGGTCATCGGCGGCGGCCTGCCGGTGGGCGCCTTCGGCGGCCGCGCCGAGGTGATGGACCGGATCGCGCCGGCCGGGCCGGTCTACCAGTCGGGCACCCTCTCCGGGAACCCGATGGCGATGGGCGCCGGCATCGCCACCCTCCGCCAGCTCACCCCCGCCTCCTACGAGCGGCTCGAGGCCGCCTCGGCCCGGCTGGCCGAGGGGCTCGCCGCCGCCGCCAGGGAGGCGGGCGTGCCGGTGCAGGTGAACCGCGTCGGCTCGATGCTGACGGTCTTCTTCTCCGAGCAGCCGGTGTTCGACGCCCAGAGCGCCCGGGGCTGCGATACCAAGCGCTTCTCCCGGTTCTTCCACGCCATGCTCGAGGCCGGCGTCTACCTGCCGCCCTCGCAGTTCGAGGCCGCCTTCGTCTCCCTCGCCCACTCGGACGAGGACGTCGAGGCCACCCTCGACGCCGCCAAGGTGGCCTTCCGGGCCGCGCTCCAGGGCTAG
- the gyrA gene encoding DNA gyrase subunit A: protein MPEETLPPPPPSGPPAPPSGDGPRAQVAIEDEMRKSYLDYSMSVIIGRALPDARDGLKPVHRRILYAMHSEGLHHNKRYSKCAGVVGEVLKKYHPHGDSAVYDALVRLAQEWNLRYPLIDGQGNFGSVDGDPAAAYRYTESRLERLADFLLADIDKETVEWGPNFDDSTVEPLVLPTRFPNLLVNGSSGIAVGMATSIPPHNMGEVIDAAIHVIENPKCTLPELMRFVPGPDFPTAGIILGRDGIRKAYETGRGNITVRARASVEVHPKTERESIVVTEIPYQVNKAKLVEHIADLVREKKLEGISDLRDESSREGMRVVIEVKRDAVAQVVLNNLYAHTALQTGFGVTLLAIDGGQPRILNLKQLLERFVAHRRDVVTRRTRFELKQARAREHILLGLQIALDHIDEIIELIKKAENRDAARDGLMTRFGLSELQAKAILEMQLQRLTGLERQKILDELAEVQKLITRLKEILGSEKVLFEVIVGELREVKQLFSDERRTEIQSAQADLELEDLIAEEEMVVTVSHAGYVKRNPVSLYRAQRRGGRGKTGAVAREEDFLESLFVASTHSYLLVFSDKGKVYWLKVHAIPQAGRSARGKPIVNLVQLSPGEKVAAILPVRELPEPPASGDEALDQEAAEASQQAEKQAVAATGEFVFLATQRGLIKKTRLDAFSRPRTAGIIALGIEEGDALISARICGPGAHVLLSTAGGMAIRFDESDVRPMGRGAYGVKGISLEDGDQVVSGEVLAPVAEGEPAPTILTVTANGYGKRTELSEYRVQSRGGKGLITIKTTERNGPVVSAARVLDSEEVMLITNKGMLIRMPAKGISVIGRNTQGVRLITVESREEQVVGVARVAETSPEADQAGVAEPAEGAAPVESAPADEPGAEDTEEGNEE, encoded by the coding sequence ATGCCCGAAGAGACCTTGCCACCCCCTCCGCCGTCCGGTCCTCCGGCACCGCCATCCGGGGACGGGCCGCGCGCCCAGGTCGCCATCGAAGACGAGATGCGCAAGTCGTATCTCGACTACTCGATGTCGGTGATCATCGGCCGCGCTCTCCCCGACGCGCGCGACGGCCTGAAGCCGGTGCACCGCCGCATCCTGTACGCGATGCACTCCGAGGGGCTGCACCACAACAAGCGCTACTCGAAGTGCGCCGGCGTCGTCGGCGAGGTGCTGAAGAAGTACCACCCGCACGGCGACTCCGCGGTCTACGACGCGCTCGTCCGGCTCGCGCAGGAGTGGAACCTCCGCTACCCGCTCATCGACGGCCAGGGCAACTTCGGCTCGGTGGACGGGGATCCCGCCGCCGCCTACCGGTACACCGAGTCGCGCCTCGAGCGGCTCGCCGACTTCCTCCTCGCCGACATCGACAAGGAGACGGTCGAGTGGGGGCCGAACTTCGACGACTCCACCGTCGAGCCGCTGGTCCTCCCGACCCGCTTCCCCAACCTCCTCGTCAACGGCAGCTCCGGCATCGCCGTGGGCATGGCCACCTCGATCCCGCCCCACAACATGGGCGAGGTGATCGACGCCGCCATCCACGTGATCGAGAACCCGAAGTGCACCTTGCCGGAGCTGATGCGCTTCGTGCCCGGCCCCGACTTCCCGACCGCCGGCATCATCCTCGGCCGCGACGGCATCCGGAAGGCGTACGAGACCGGCCGCGGAAACATCACCGTCCGCGCCCGCGCCAGCGTCGAGGTGCACCCGAAGACCGAGCGCGAGTCGATCGTCGTCACCGAGATCCCGTACCAGGTGAACAAGGCGAAGCTCGTCGAGCACATCGCCGATCTGGTGCGCGAGAAGAAGCTCGAGGGGATCAGCGATCTCCGCGACGAGTCGTCGCGCGAGGGCATGCGGGTCGTCATCGAGGTGAAGCGCGACGCCGTGGCCCAGGTGGTGCTCAACAACCTGTACGCCCACACCGCGCTCCAGACCGGCTTCGGCGTGACCTTGCTCGCCATCGACGGCGGGCAGCCCCGCATCCTGAACCTCAAGCAGCTGCTGGAGCGCTTCGTCGCCCACCGCCGCGACGTCGTGACCCGGCGCACCCGCTTCGAGCTCAAGCAGGCCCGCGCCCGCGAGCACATCCTGCTCGGCCTCCAGATCGCGCTCGACCACATCGACGAGATCATCGAGCTCATCAAGAAGGCCGAGAACCGCGACGCCGCCCGCGACGGGCTCATGACGCGGTTCGGCCTCTCCGAGCTGCAGGCCAAGGCGATCCTCGAGATGCAGCTCCAGCGCCTCACCGGCCTCGAGCGGCAGAAGATCCTCGACGAGCTGGCCGAGGTGCAGAAGCTCATCACCCGGCTCAAGGAGATCCTGGGCTCGGAGAAGGTGCTCTTCGAGGTCATCGTCGGCGAGCTGCGCGAGGTGAAGCAGCTCTTCTCGGACGAGCGGCGCACCGAGATCCAGAGCGCCCAGGCCGACCTCGAGCTCGAGGACCTCATCGCCGAGGAGGAGATGGTGGTCACCGTCTCCCACGCCGGCTACGTGAAGCGGAACCCGGTCTCCCTCTACCGCGCCCAGCGGCGCGGCGGCCGCGGCAAGACCGGCGCGGTGGCCCGCGAGGAGGACTTTCTCGAGAGCCTCTTCGTCGCCTCGACCCACAGCTACCTGCTCGTCTTCTCCGACAAGGGCAAGGTCTACTGGCTCAAGGTCCACGCCATCCCGCAGGCGGGCCGGAGCGCGCGCGGCAAGCCCATCGTCAACCTGGTGCAGCTCTCGCCGGGCGAGAAGGTGGCCGCCATCCTCCCGGTGCGCGAGCTGCCCGAGCCGCCCGCCTCCGGCGACGAGGCGCTCGACCAGGAGGCCGCCGAGGCGAGCCAGCAGGCCGAGAAGCAGGCCGTGGCCGCCACCGGCGAGTTCGTGTTCCTCGCCACCCAGCGCGGCCTCATCAAGAAGACCCGGCTCGACGCCTTCAGCCGCCCGCGCACCGCCGGCATCATCGCGCTCGGCATCGAGGAGGGCGACGCCCTCATCTCGGCCCGCATCTGCGGCCCCGGCGCGCACGTGCTCCTCTCGACCGCGGGCGGCATGGCCATCCGCTTCGACGAGTCCGACGTCCGACCCATGGGCCGCGGCGCCTACGGCGTGAAGGGCATCTCCCTCGAGGACGGCGACCAGGTGGTCTCGGGCGAGGTGCTCGCGCCGGTGGCCGAGGGCGAGCCCGCGCCCACCATCCTCACCGTCACCGCCAACGGCTACGGCAAGCGGACCGAGCTCTCCGAGTACCGCGTGCAGAGCCGCGGCGGGAAGGGGCTCATCACCATCAAGACCACCGAGCGCAACGGCCCGGTGGTCTCGGCGGCCCGCGTCCTCGACAGCGAGGAGGTGATGCTCATCACCAACAAGGGCATGCTCATCCGCATGCCGGCGAAGGGGATCAGCGTCATCGGCCGCAACACGCAGGGCGTGCGGCTCATCACCGTCGAGTCGCGCGAGGAGCAGGTGGTGGGCGTGGCCCGCGTCGCCGAGACCAGCCCCGAGGCCGACCAGGCCGGGGTGGCCGAGCCGGCCGAGGGCGCCGCGCCGGTCGAGAGCGCGCCGGCCGACGAGCCGGGCGCCGAGGACACCGAGGAAGGGAACGAGGAATGA